From a region of the Actinomycetota bacterium genome:
- a CDS encoding ABC transporter substrate-binding protein, which translates to MRRIVWMGVRAATWALVDSPVMGRTRPRRSSARIFGLGAALCVLLTALPAAPQTGSIKIGLASVFDFAREWMEDGARFAVQEINRAGGVLGRRLQLVAEHDPALGNRAVQQLLLRDRVDVLIGPEVWTATQNNDQNIRNRKVINILPLSPVGQVNVLRNPYVFRLIPYDAIQAESLVNFLVNTQGRKRFAVLYADDFLGREGIGQVREQLKFKGMRPVYENTFNMGDVDMTSQVAGAQRVEADALIVWGLARETARIAQIVRNLKWKVQIAGPVEAIAGDYVEIAGAAADGTVSVLPHKTINNWAPPGSFRANWFARWHRDFQRIKAFKGTKVPNLPIAQAVVYDAVKLAAEAIRIAGTTEGDAVRKVLESGRVFELITHDFKFAADNHETYIGEDLWAFRIARGAVNFDIDPRADVRKETEAWQLFAAGLLFNRKTGLAFIPYSIGTFNKGSPIRVGSLTWTAVSARYVEELTVPYFDLPSRRAEGKFAIVHLRLRNTSGTTRKAPWSFVVDQDGNLSIPDPQAMAALWINGGPSAKFFIFEPIPPGGVFEGDVVFDVEQTATKLQVGVPDDFIFENYAMVRL; encoded by the coding sequence ATCCGCCCGCATATTCGGCCTGGGAGCCGCCCTGTGCGTGCTGCTAACGGCGCTCCCGGCCGCTCCCCAGACCGGCTCGATCAAGATCGGGCTGGCCTCGGTCTTCGACTTCGCCAGGGAGTGGATGGAGGACGGCGCCCGGTTCGCCGTCCAGGAGATCAATCGCGCCGGCGGCGTGCTCGGACGGCGTCTGCAGCTGGTGGCCGAGCACGACCCGGCGCTCGGGAACCGCGCCGTCCAGCAGCTGCTGCTCCGCGACCGCGTCGACGTCCTCATCGGGCCCGAGGTCTGGACGGCGACCCAGAACAACGACCAAAACATCCGCAACCGCAAGGTCATCAACATCCTGCCGCTCTCTCCGGTGGGGCAGGTCAACGTCCTCCGGAACCCGTACGTGTTCCGTCTCATCCCGTACGACGCGATCCAAGCCGAGTCGCTCGTCAACTTCCTGGTGAACACGCAGGGCCGGAAGCGATTCGCGGTGCTCTACGCCGACGACTTCCTCGGGCGGGAAGGGATCGGGCAGGTTCGCGAGCAGCTGAAGTTCAAGGGCATGCGCCCCGTTTACGAGAACACGTTCAACATGGGCGACGTCGACATGACGTCGCAGGTCGCCGGGGCGCAGCGCGTGGAGGCCGACGCGCTCATCGTCTGGGGGCTCGCGCGCGAGACGGCGCGCATCGCACAGATCGTTCGCAATCTGAAGTGGAAGGTGCAGATCGCCGGCCCGGTCGAGGCGATCGCCGGCGACTACGTCGAGATCGCCGGCGCCGCGGCCGACGGGACGGTGTCCGTCCTCCCGCACAAGACGATCAACAACTGGGCCCCGCCGGGCTCGTTCCGAGCGAACTGGTTCGCCCGATGGCACCGTGACTTCCAGAGGATCAAGGCCTTCAAAGGAACCAAGGTCCCGAATCTGCCGATCGCGCAGGCGGTCGTCTACGACGCCGTCAAGCTGGCCGCGGAGGCCATCCGGATCGCCGGGACGACGGAAGGAGACGCCGTGCGGAAAGTGCTCGAGTCGGGCCGCGTGTTCGAGTTGATCACACACGATTTCAAGTTCGCCGCCGACAACCACGAGACGTACATCGGCGAGGATCTATGGGCGTTCCGGATCGCGCGCGGCGCGGTGAACTTCGACATCGACCCGCGCGCCGACGTGCGCAAGGAGACGGAGGCCTGGCAGCTGTTCGCCGCCGGCTTGCTCTTCAACCGGAAGACGGGCCTCGCCTTCATCCCGTACTCGATCGGCACGTTCAACAAGGGCAGTCCGATCCGGGTCGGGAGCCTTACCTGGACGGCCGTGTCGGCGCGGTACGTCGAGGAACTGACCGTTCCCTACTTCGACCTGCCGTCCCGGCGCGCCGAAGGGAAGTTCGCCATCGTGCACCTCCGATTACGCAACACCTCCGGGACGACGCGCAAGGCGCCGTGGTCGTTCGTGGTCGATCAGGACGGCAACCTTTCGATCCCGGATCCCCAGGCGATGGCGGCGCTTTGGATCAACGGCGGCCCGTCGGCGAAGTTCTTCATCTTCGAGCCGATCCCGCCCGGCGGCGTGTTCGAGGGCGACGTCGTGTTCGACGTCGAGCAGACGGCGACGAAGCTCCAGGTCGGCGTCCCGGACGACTTCATCTTCGAGAACTACGCGATGGTGCGCCTCTAA
- a CDS encoding ABC transporter substrate-binding protein gives MVGRRPLSSALCAVLLAAAGASCTGSKGDLVIGVVGPLSGPLAFVGEAQRRGAEIAADAINDSGGIKGRKIRLAVRDDADFSKITGILRDLTLREKAIAIIGPETATPVLSASSPTARAKVPVLLPYAAHGDVRPRGGVDNVFRLVPSAADETALLAEWLVKERRITSIALATSADEDGRGAAALLKARIPESGGRVAAAREFTPGEVDQTQLARVLQRSGADALVVWGPPADSARVTQAVKRIKWNAQITGPLGLFVADYRSLAGSASDGTAITLPFRRDWFSAKVAAFFLRYQTRFGIVTIPRQSTLIPDLPVLAMAAHDAVILAADAARRAGTSPAKITEALQRTTDVEGIARTYTFTPADHEAFDREDLWMARFYNFAVLYDVDRRADLKEQIAFYKIQVSAIYVPPEFFRTAKGAELQQRILEDVLTDPEKVEFFKAYRPPRPPPGPI, from the coding sequence ATGGTCGGGCGGCGGCCGCTCTCGTCGGCGCTGTGTGCCGTGCTGCTCGCGGCCGCGGGTGCGTCGTGCACCGGCTCGAAGGGCGATCTGGTGATCGGCGTCGTCGGGCCCCTGTCGGGCCCGCTCGCTTTCGTCGGTGAAGCGCAACGCCGTGGAGCCGAGATCGCAGCCGACGCGATCAACGACTCGGGCGGGATCAAGGGTCGGAAGATCAGGCTCGCCGTTCGTGACGACGCGGACTTCTCCAAGATCACCGGCATCTTGCGCGACCTTACCCTGCGCGAGAAGGCGATCGCGATCATCGGACCGGAGACGGCGACACCCGTGCTGTCGGCGTCGAGCCCGACCGCGCGCGCGAAGGTCCCCGTGCTGCTCCCGTACGCGGCGCACGGCGACGTGCGCCCGCGCGGCGGCGTCGACAACGTCTTCCGGCTCGTACCGAGCGCCGCCGACGAGACCGCGCTCCTGGCCGAGTGGCTGGTGAAGGAGCGACGCATCACATCCATCGCGCTGGCGACCTCCGCCGACGAGGACGGTCGCGGGGCGGCCGCGCTCCTGAAGGCGCGGATCCCCGAGTCCGGCGGGCGCGTCGCCGCCGCTCGGGAGTTCACGCCGGGAGAGGTCGACCAGACGCAGCTCGCGCGAGTGCTGCAACGTTCGGGCGCGGATGCGCTTGTGGTGTGGGGGCCGCCGGCCGACTCGGCGCGGGTGACCCAGGCGGTGAAACGCATCAAGTGGAACGCGCAGATCACCGGCCCGCTCGGGCTCTTCGTCGCCGACTACCGGTCGCTGGCCGGATCGGCGTCGGACGGTACAGCGATCACGCTGCCGTTCCGCCGCGACTGGTTCTCCGCGAAGGTTGCCGCGTTCTTTCTCCGCTATCAGACACGTTTCGGGATCGTGACCATCCCGCGACAGAGCACGCTGATCCCCGACCTGCCGGTGCTCGCGATGGCCGCTCACGACGCCGTGATCCTCGCTGCCGACGCGGCGAGGCGCGCCGGCACCAGCCCCGCCAAGATCACCGAGGCGCTGCAGCGGACGACCGACGTCGAGGGGATCGCGCGCACCTACACGTTCACGCCGGCCGACCACGAGGCGTTCGACCGCGAGGACCTCTGGATGGCGCGCTTCTACAACTTCGCCGTCCTCTACGACGTCGACCGCCGCGCCGACCTCAAGGAGCAGATCGCGTTCTACAAGATCCAGGTGTCGGCGATCTACGTGCCGCCCGAGTTCTTCCGAACCGCGAAGGGCGCCGAGCTCCAGCAGCGCATCCTCGAGGACGTCCTCACGGACCCCGAGAAGGTGGAGTTCTTCAAGGCCTACCGGCCGCCTCGGCCGCCGCCTGGGCCTATCTAG